Sequence from the Leptospira neocaledonica genome:
AGAGATTTTGCATGATAAGCGTAAAATCACAGTAGATATGTCTTTGAGATTAGCTAAATTTTTTGGAATGTCCGATAAGTTTTGGATAAATCTTCAGAATGATTTAGAAATAAGGAAACAGAAAGAAAAGCTAAAGCTCAAATTAGATAGTATTCAGACGCTCCAAAGAACCGGTTGAGTTCATTG
This genomic interval carries:
- a CDS encoding HigA family addiction module antitoxin, whose amino-acid sequence is MKTKRIPTPTVSQILREEFLDPLEVTPYRLAKELHVSTSTVLEILHDKRKITVDMSLRLAKFFGMSDKFWINLQNDLEIRKQKEKLKLKLDSIQTLQRTG